In Daphnia pulicaria isolate SC F1-1A chromosome 5, SC_F0-13Bv2, whole genome shotgun sequence, a single genomic region encodes these proteins:
- the LOC124341280 gene encoding uncharacterized protein LOC124341280 isoform X2: MFTSGFKLPVTSSSPHNTVVSPTHNTWNQHPPESMPWGPLPQHRVTRFSGELDTQSSCTAVSNEPMLLWNTPQDNWKLMPLASPIKRKIEDPCEEQVRKQLITEDKISAHLSQLQIGSPTVEHTKLDNMEEDSTPTTTCLEGLKIDSCSKLVLSEEILNFQRENSIPASLLENFNKPSMAVVLWQPRNTVHQLVTSSTEEQSCRAALEENPSNGLELHEDESNNNEPIDNFNLNEMASQSDLEMDDDL; the protein is encoded by the exons ATGTTTACATCTGGATTCAAATTACCAGTAACCTCTAGTAGTCCCCACAACACTGTGGTTTCTCCAACTCACAATACATGGAATCAACATCCACCGGAATCAATGCCTTGGGGTCCTTTACCACAGCACAGAGTTACAAG GTTTTCAGGTGAATTAGACACACAATCGTCATGCACTGCAGTTTCAAATGAACCAATGTTACTTTGGAACACCCCCCAGGACAACTGGAAATTAATGCCATTAGCTTCacccataaaaagaaaaattgaagatcCTTGTGAAGA ACAAGTTAGAAAACAGCTTATAACTGAAGACAAAATTTCTGCACACttgagtcaacttcaaataGGATCCCCCACAGTGGAACATACCAA ATTAGATAATATGGAAGAGGATAGTACACCCACCACAACCTGTTTAGAAGGTTTAAAAATTGATTCCTGCTCCAAGTTAGTGCTTTCCGAAGAAATTCTTAACTTCCAGCGCGAAAATAGCATCCCTGCATCTCTTCTTGAAAACTT TAACAAACCTTCAATGGCAG tTGTTTTATGGCAGCCGAGGAACACTGTTCACCAGCTCGTTACCAGTTCAACAGAAGAACAGTCTTGCAGGGCGGCTTTAGAAGAAAATCCTTCTAATGGCTTGGAGCTTCACGAAGACGAAAGCAACAACAATGAGCCAATTGATAACTTTAACTTAAATGAGATGGCTAGCCAATCGGATCTCGAAATGGATGATGATCTCtaa
- the LOC124341280 gene encoding uncharacterized protein LOC124341280 isoform X1 — translation MFTSGFKLPVTSSSPHNTVVSPTHNTWNQHPPESMPWGPLPQHRVTRFSGELDTQSSCTAVSNEPMLLWNTPQDNWKLMPLASPIKRKIEDPCEEQVRKQLITEDKISAHLSQLQIGSPTVEHTNCRLDNMEEDSTPTTTCLEGLKIDSCSKLVLSEEILNFQRENSIPASLLENFNKPSMAVVLWQPRNTVHQLVTSSTEEQSCRAALEENPSNGLELHEDESNNNEPIDNFNLNEMASQSDLEMDDDL, via the exons ATGTTTACATCTGGATTCAAATTACCAGTAACCTCTAGTAGTCCCCACAACACTGTGGTTTCTCCAACTCACAATACATGGAATCAACATCCACCGGAATCAATGCCTTGGGGTCCTTTACCACAGCACAGAGTTACAAG GTTTTCAGGTGAATTAGACACACAATCGTCATGCACTGCAGTTTCAAATGAACCAATGTTACTTTGGAACACCCCCCAGGACAACTGGAAATTAATGCCATTAGCTTCacccataaaaagaaaaattgaagatcCTTGTGAAGA ACAAGTTAGAAAACAGCTTATAACTGAAGACAAAATTTCTGCACACttgagtcaacttcaaataGGATCCCCCACAGTGGAACATACCAA CTGTAGATTAGATAATATGGAAGAGGATAGTACACCCACCACAACCTGTTTAGAAGGTTTAAAAATTGATTCCTGCTCCAAGTTAGTGCTTTCCGAAGAAATTCTTAACTTCCAGCGCGAAAATAGCATCCCTGCATCTCTTCTTGAAAACTT TAACAAACCTTCAATGGCAG tTGTTTTATGGCAGCCGAGGAACACTGTTCACCAGCTCGTTACCAGTTCAACAGAAGAACAGTCTTGCAGGGCGGCTTTAGAAGAAAATCCTTCTAATGGCTTGGAGCTTCACGAAGACGAAAGCAACAACAATGAGCCAATTGATAACTTTAACTTAAATGAGATGGCTAGCCAATCGGATCTCGAAATGGATGATGATCTCtaa